One genomic region from Reichenbachiella ulvae encodes:
- the gatA gene encoding Asp-tRNA(Asn)/Glu-tRNA(Gln) amidotransferase subunit GatA: protein MKNYHSLSQIKTDLDAGTINCTELVQGYLSNIEQKNPSLNALTEVYAEEALAQAKEVQEKINQGKAGRLAGMVVTIKDVFCHKDHSLQSGSKILEGFKSQFTATPIQRMLEEDAIIIGRNNCDEFAMGSSNENSYFGPVKNEAGENKVPGGSSGGSAVAVQSDMCLVSMGSDTGGSVRQPAAFCGVIGFKPSYGRISRHGLTAYASSFDCVGILSKSVDDAALVLEVVSGADEYDHTASQSKVPAFSKAPEWSEKFKVVSFDNINSHEAIDPQIKSAVDQVFAKVESEGNTVNRMDFNFLKYVLPTYYILTTAEASANLSRFDGVKYGYRSQNARDLESMYKKSRSEGFGEEVIKRILLGTYVLSEGFYDAYYTKAQKVRRLIRDEMKQLFADNDFIIMPTTPTPAFDLNSHDRDPLQMYLEDIFTVQASLAGMPAISIPCGTDKDGMPIGIQVICNSFEEEKLLSFSKYLQDHII, encoded by the coding sequence TTGAAGAATTACCATTCACTGTCCCAGATCAAAACCGACCTGGACGCTGGGACGATCAATTGCACCGAACTCGTACAAGGCTACCTGTCCAACATCGAGCAAAAAAACCCTTCTCTCAATGCCCTCACAGAGGTATATGCAGAGGAGGCATTGGCTCAGGCTAAAGAGGTACAGGAAAAAATCAATCAGGGCAAAGCTGGACGCCTGGCAGGAATGGTAGTGACCATCAAGGACGTCTTTTGCCACAAGGACCACAGCCTGCAAAGCGGCAGTAAAATTCTCGAAGGTTTCAAATCGCAATTCACGGCCACTCCGATACAGCGCATGCTGGAGGAGGATGCCATCATCATCGGTAGAAACAACTGTGATGAATTTGCCATGGGGTCTTCTAATGAGAACTCCTATTTCGGTCCGGTCAAAAACGAAGCAGGAGAGAACAAAGTGCCAGGAGGGTCTTCTGGTGGATCTGCTGTAGCGGTTCAATCTGATATGTGTCTGGTATCGATGGGTTCTGATACAGGTGGATCGGTCAGGCAGCCTGCTGCTTTTTGTGGAGTGATTGGTTTCAAGCCGAGCTATGGCAGAATCTCAAGACATGGATTGACAGCCTATGCCAGTTCTTTCGACTGTGTGGGGATATTGTCCAAATCGGTAGATGATGCGGCGCTGGTATTAGAGGTAGTATCAGGAGCGGATGAGTACGATCATACCGCGAGCCAAAGCAAAGTGCCTGCATTTTCCAAGGCCCCAGAATGGTCCGAAAAATTCAAAGTTGTTTCCTTCGACAACATCAATTCGCACGAGGCTATCGATCCACAGATCAAATCGGCCGTAGATCAGGTGTTTGCTAAAGTGGAATCTGAAGGCAATACGGTCAACCGTATGGACTTCAACTTCCTCAAATATGTATTGCCGACCTATTATATCCTGACAACAGCGGAGGCGAGTGCTAACTTGTCACGTTTCGATGGAGTGAAGTATGGCTACCGATCTCAAAATGCCAGGGATCTCGAATCGATGTACAAAAAATCGAGAAGCGAAGGATTCGGTGAGGAGGTGATCAAAAGAATATTGCTGGGTACTTATGTATTGAGTGAAGGTTTTTATGACGCCTATTATACCAAGGCACAAAAGGTGAGACGTTTGATCAGAGATGAAATGAAGCAGCTCTTCGCTGACAATGATTTCATCATCATGCCTACGACACCTACTCCTGCATTTGATCTGAATAGCCACGATCGCGATCCACTTCAAATGTATTTAGAAGACATTTTCACAGTTCAGGCCTCTTTGGCGGGAATGCCGGCCATTTCTATCCCATGTGGGACGGATAAAGACGGTATGCCGATAGGCATTCAGGTTATTTGTAATTCTTTCGAAGAAGAGAAATTATTATCTTTCTCCAAATATTTACAAGATCACATTATATGA
- a CDS encoding Sec-independent protein translocase subunit TatA/TatB, with product MTNSILAFGMPGGWELVIIVLVIVLLFGAKKIPELAKGLGRGIREFKDASKEIKDEIDNGIKDEDKK from the coding sequence ATGACAAATTCAATATTGGCATTTGGTATGCCAGGAGGCTGGGAATTGGTGATTATCGTTTTGGTCATCGTGTTGTTGTTTGGAGCCAAAAAAATTCCAGAACTGGCCAAAGGTCTGGGTCGAGGAATCAGAGAATTCAAGGACGCATCTAAAGAGATCAAAGACGAAATAGACAACGGAATCAAGGACGAGGACAAGAAATAA
- a CDS encoding VOC family protein: MNLNQVTLPSIDPENSVRFYQLLGLRLIVDALPRYARMECPDGASTLSIHLVEKLPQGELPTLYFETERLDEEYQRLKEAKVNFDLAPTDQSWLWREARLKDPDGNPLILFFAGKNRKNPPWRVA; the protein is encoded by the coding sequence ATGAATCTCAATCAGGTAACTCTTCCCTCAATAGATCCGGAAAACTCCGTACGCTTCTATCAGCTGCTAGGTCTCAGACTGATCGTAGATGCCCTCCCGCGCTACGCACGGATGGAGTGTCCCGACGGAGCAAGCACCCTCTCTATCCACCTGGTGGAGAAATTGCCTCAAGGCGAATTGCCTACCCTCTATTTCGAAACAGAAAGGCTCGACGAAGAATACCAAAGACTCAAAGAAGCAAAAGTGAACTTTGATCTGGCCCCTACTGATCAGAGCTGGCTCTGGCGAGAAGCCAGGCTGAAAGACCCGGATGGCAACCCTCTCATTTTATTCTTCGCAGGAAAAAACAGAAAAAATCCGCCCTGGAGAGTCGCATAG
- a CDS encoding YceI family protein: MLNTLLSLITVFTLGSADTKDVKVTESTIKWEATKVVGGGHEGTVILKEADLKLKGSELKGGSFVVDMTTINSTDLEGEWKDKLDGHLKSDDFFSVEKNPTAKFVITKVKKTGNGSYEVTGDITIKGKTETISFPATLTESGDKVTADATITLDRSKFDVRYGSSSFFDDLGDKAISDEFKLIVSLVASK; this comes from the coding sequence ATGTTAAATACACTATTATCACTCATCACAGTATTCACTCTAGGTAGTGCCGATACTAAAGACGTAAAAGTAACCGAGAGCACGATCAAATGGGAAGCCACTAAAGTAGTAGGTGGTGGACATGAAGGTACCGTCATTCTCAAAGAAGCCGATCTCAAATTGAAAGGGTCTGAATTGAAAGGTGGATCATTCGTAGTAGATATGACTACCATCAACAGTACAGATCTAGAAGGAGAATGGAAAGACAAATTAGATGGTCACCTGAAGTCTGACGATTTCTTCAGCGTGGAGAAAAACCCAACTGCCAAATTCGTAATCACGAAAGTGAAAAAAACCGGCAATGGCAGCTACGAGGTAACTGGCGACATCACCATCAAAGGAAAAACAGAAACTATTTCCTTCCCCGCTACACTTACAGAATCTGGTGACAAGGTAACTGCCGACGCTACCATTACGCTTGACAGATCAAAATTCGACGTAAGATACGGATCTAGCAGCTTTTTCGACGACCTGGGAGACAAAGCAATCTCTGACGAGTTCAAGCTGATCGTATCGCTAGTAGCGAGCAAGTAA